The Actinosynnema mirum DSM 43827 genomic interval CGTCGGGCTCGCCGCCATCGCCCAGCTGCTGCTCGCCTGACGAGCCGGGCGAGCCGGGTGAGCCGGGCGAACGGGCAGGCGGGGCGGGCCCCAGGAGAAGAGGCCCGCCCACCGCCTCAGCGCTCGAACGACCGCGCCGCCACCAGGAACGCCTCGTTCTCCTCCGGCGACCCGATCGTCACCCGCGCCCCGTCACCCGCGAACGCCCGCACCACGACCTTCCGGTCCAGGCAGTGCTCGTTGAACGCCGCCGTCCGCTCGCCCAGCGGCAACCACACGAAGTTCGCCTGCGTCTCCGGCACCTCGTACCCGGCCGCCAGAAGCTCCGCCCGCACCCGCCCCCGCTCCACGACCAGCCCCCGGCACCGCTCCAGCAGCTCGGGCTCGGCGTCCAGCGACGCGATCGCCGCCACCTGCGCCAGCGCGTTCACCCCGAACGGCACGTACACCTTCCGCAGCGCGTCGGCGACCTGCGGCGACCCCACCGCGTACCCGACCCGCAGCCCCGCCAGCCCGTACGCCTTGGAGAACGTCCGCAGCACCGCCACGTTGTCCCGCCCCCGCGACCAGTGCGCCTTGGCCAGCTCGACCCCGTCCGGCACGTGCGGGTCGTCCACGAACTCCTTGTACGCCTCGTCCAGCACCACGAGCACGTCGTCCGGCACCCGCTCGACGAACCGCTCGACCTCCTCGGTGCGCACGGCCGTCCCGGTCGGGTTGTTCGGGTTGCACACGAACACCAGCCGCGTGCTCGGCGTGATCGCCTCCGCCATCGCGTCCAGGTCCAACCCGTGCTCCGGGGTCAGCGGCACCCGCCGCTGGGTGGCGCCCACGACCTGCGTGATGATCGGGTACGCCTCGAACGAGCGCCACGGGAACAGCACCTCGTCGCCCTCGCCGCAGGTCGCCTGCACGAGCTGCTGGCACAGCGTGACCGAGCCGCACCCCACCGCGATCTGCTCCTCGGGCACCCCGAGCTTCCCGCTCAGCCGCTCCACGAGCGCCCCCGACCCGCTGTCCGGGTAGCGGTTGACCGAGGTGGCCGCGTCCGCGATCGCCCGCACCACGCTGGGCAGCGGTCCTGCGGACACCTCGTTGCTCGCCAGCTTGATCGCCCCCGGAACGCTCCGGCCCGGCACGTACGGGGGCAGCAGCGAGAGGTCCGGGCGGGTGCGCACGCTCATCCAAGGTCTCCTTGTTCCGGGTCCGACCTGCACGTTATCCCCTGCAAACCGAGATGTTGCACACGCGGAGTACGGATCCTCACGTTGACCGCTGTTCACCCCGGCGTGGAAGGGTTGGGACATGAAGCAGACCCGCATCGAGACCCTCCAGCTCACCGACGGCCGCGAGCTGCGGATGACCGTCGCCGAGCCGGAGTCCGCCGTGCGCGGCGGACTGGTCGTGCTGCACGAGGCGCGCGGTGTCACCGACGCCGTGCGCGGTCTGGTGAGCGGCCTCGCGGCCGAGGGGTGGCTGGCCGTCGCGCCCCACCTGTACGCGGACGACGAGCTCGACGACGACCAGGCGGGCACGGCCGTCAGCGGGCTGGACGGCGAGTCCGTCCTGGCGGACACCGACGTGGCCTTCGTCTGGCTCGGCCAGCGCGGCGTGAGCACCGACCTGATGGGCGTCGTGGGCTTCGACCTCGGCGGGTCGGTCGCGATGGCGGTCGCGGCGAGCCGCAGCGTCGGCGCGGCGGTGACCGTCGGCGGCGGTGGCGTGCTCGAACCGCTCGCCGCCGGGCTGCCCCCGCTGGTCGACCTCGCGCAGGAGCTGGCCTGCCCGTGGCTCGGGCTCTACGGCGCGTCGGACGACGGGGTGCCCGCCGCCGAGGTCGCCAAGCTCCGCGACGCCGCCGCCGGGGCCCCCGTGGCCACCGACGTCGTCCGCTACGAGGACTCCGAGCACCGGTTCGACACCTCGCCGTCCAACGCCTCGGACGCGTGGCAGCGCGCCCTGAACTGGTTCGATTCGCATCTCCGGTAGTCATTTCGCTACCCCTTGGAACCAACTTGGGTAGCGGGTACATCTAAGGAGGCGCGTCCAGGGCGTGTGGCCGCGCGCGCCGGTAACGCGCGGCGAGGTTGCGGCGAGAACGCAGTGCTAGGGGGTAGTGGATGAGTGACGGGAACACGGTGCGGCTGACGCAGGCCGCGCCCGCGGGCTTCCTCGGGGCGCCGACGCCCGCGACCGGCCCGACGCCACCCGCCGACACGGCGTCGACCCAGGTCGTGCGGCCCGGCGACGTCGCGGCGGCGCACGCGCTCGGCGGCCCTCCGGGCACACCAGCGCGCGCCGAGGAGGAGGACGGGACCGAGGCGCCGGGCGCCGCGGCGACCAGGGTGCTGTCCGCGCTGGACGTGGCCGCGCTCGTCGCGCCCGCCACGACGACCCTCATCCAGGGCATCACCCGTACGGGTCACCCTGAAGGGGGTGATACCCGACGGGGCGACGAAGCACCTCGGCCCGGCCGAGCTGGCCGAGGCGGGGCGCGCCGTCACCCAGTCCACCACCCAGACGATCTCGCTCAAGGACCTCGCGCACGCCCTGCCCGCGTCCTCGACGACCCACAAGATCACCGCGGCCGACGCCAGGCCCGCGTCGACCGGGCAGGGCCCCGCCGCGACCCAGGTCGTGCCGGGCGCCCAGCCCGGTGGCGCGCGCACCACCCCACCGGGGAGCACGCCGCCCGGAGGCGCGACCGCGGCGGGCAGCGCCGCTCCCCTCCCGCCCGCGCCCCAGCAGCAGTCCGCGCAGCCCCAGGCCGCGCAGGCGGCGGGCGCGCAGGGCAACCAGATCGTCCACGGCCCGGTCAGCCCGGCCTCGACGCCCGCCGCGCCCGCTCCCGCCGCGCCCGCTCCCGCCGCGGCCCAGAACGCCGCGCACCAGACCCCGGACGCGCCCCCGGTGCTGCCCACGGCCGCCGCGCCGAGCGGCATGTCGGCGGGCACGACCGCCGCAGCGGGCGCGACCGGCCCCGCCGCCGCTCCGGGCGCCACCGGGACGGCCGCCGACCCGACCACGGCGACGGCCGCCGCGCCGATCTCCGAGCCGATCTCCGGGACGCTCGCGGACCCGACCTTCGCGACGGCCGCCGAGCCGGCGGTCGCCCCCGCGGACCTCGACCCCGCCGACCTCGTGGCCGGCGTCCCGCTCGGGGCCACCACCGAACCCGCCGCGACGACCGGAGCCGCGCCGATCCCGGCCGCCCCGCTCCCCGCGGCGCCCCCGCAGACCGCCGACCCGGCGACCACCGCTGCCCCGTCCCCGGCCGCGTCGACCCCCGCGCCCACCACGCCCGCCACCGATCCGGCGACCGCCGACCCGGTGACCGCAGGCGCGACGACCGCGGGCGCGACGACCGCGGGCGCAGCTGCCGCCGCAGGCGACCCCGCCGAGGGCGACGCCAGCTTCACCGGGGCCGCCAAGGCCGACCTGGAGAAGGCGGGCGCCGCGCTCGACGCCGTCGACAAGGGCCAGGTCAAGCTCGCGATGGACAACCAGTCCGTCGACGAGCTGCTCAAGCTGATCACCGAGGCCCGCGACATGGTCAGCTCCGTCCACGTCACCGCGCTCACCAGCCTCGACGTGGAGCTGCGCTTCGGCGACAACTGGGTCGGCCGCTCGATCAGCAAGCGCCTGCACGACCTCGCGGTGGGCGACGAGTCCTCGGCGGTCAACGTGATCGGCGACTTCCTGCGCATCCTCCTCGAGGTCGAGGAGACGATCCGCAAGGCGGCCCGCAACATCAGGAACGCGGACGACGACGCCAGGGACAACTTCAACAAGTCCGGGTGGGGGCACCACTGATGGCAGGCGAGCAGCGCGACCACCGGAAGAACGGCGACCACGCCAACCAGGGCGGTGGCGACCAGGGCGGTGGCGACCACGGCGGCTACGGCCGGGGCAACGAGCCGTCCGAGCTGGGGCAGAAGGTCGACTGGATGACCTACACGCACCAGCAGCTCTACGACATGGTGCACACGGGCGTCGACCTGGACAGCGCCACCAGCGCCAAGGCGGGCTGGAGCGGCATCGGCAAGTCCCTCGGCGAGGTCCGCGACCTGCTCGTCAAGGCGATCAACCAGTCCAGCCAGGCGTGGGAGGGCGAGACCGCCGACCGCGCCCGCGAGGGCCTGGAGTCGGTGATGAAGTGGGCGCAGAACACCAGCGACCACGCCGAGAACGTCGCCACCTGCATCAACGAGGAGATCCAGCACGTCGTCACCGCGCGCGAGCAGATGCCCGCGCCCGTGCCGCCGACGCTGCCCACCGCCGTCGTGCCCGGAGCCGTCGCGCCCGGCGCGGACCAGGCGCTCGTCCCGTCCGCGATCGCGCGCGCCGCGGACGTCCCGGCCACCTCGACCGCCGAGTCCGCGCTGACCGGCTCGTCGACGCTCGGCTCGGCGCTGCGCCGCACGGCCACGCCCGAGTCGTTCGCGGGCCTGGACACCGTCGCCGCCCCGGCCGCCGAGACGACCGCCGTCGCGGACGCCACGCACCGCCAGGCCGCCGAGGTCATGGCGATGTTCCAGCAGAACTCCTACGCGGTCGACCTGACCGTCCCCAGCTTCAGCGCCCCGGTGAACCCGGTCGCCACCCCGACCCCCGGCGCGCAGGTCCCGCTCGCGCCGGGCGGCGCGACGGCGGACGGCCCGGCGGGCGCGGGCGGTTCCGCCGTGGTCAACCCGGCCGCCACGACCGGTCAGAGCAGCGCGGACCGGCAGCGCCAGCAGGGCGGCGGCTCGGCCGGGCGGATGCCCGCGGGCGCGGGACGCGGCGCGGGCGGCTACGGCGGCGGCGGGGTGTTCGCGCGCGGGCGCGTCCCGTCGTCCGGCTCCGGCTCCTCCGGCGGGGCAGGCGGCGGCTCCCTCGGCGCGACCCCGATCGGCGCGGGCGGCTCGTCCGCGAACGTCGGCTCCGGCCACGGCGCCTCCGGCTCGCCCGGTGGCGTGACCAGCCAGTTCCAGGCGTCCAAGGCGGTCGCCCCGCAGCACGGCATGATCGGCGCCACGCCGATGGCCGCGCCGCCCCCGATGGCGGCGGGCATGGGCGGCGGCGGCAACGACTCGCGCAACCGGCCGGACTACCTGGAGGACGACGAGAACGTCTTCGGCCTCGACCACAAGGCAGCCCCCCCGGTGATCGGCCTGTGACCGAGCGCGTCTTCCGGCTGAGCGAGCAGGAGTTCTTCCTGCTCTGGCAGTCGGTCCACGGTCCGGACGTGCCGGTGCCGCTCGGCGCCAGGCACTACGGCCACACCCAGGCGGAGCGCGCCGGCCTGGTCGAGTCCGCGTCCCGCGCGCTCGCGGGACGCGGACTCGGCACCGTGCAGCGGCCCGACGAGCAGCTGCACGACATCCTGCGCGGCCTCGGTGAGTACGAGGTCGGCCTGGAGGTCGTGTTCTCCAGGGGCGGCGACCAGGGGCGCGGGCTGGCCACCGCCGCGTGGCACGGCGCGTTCGCCGCCCGCGCGGCCGGCCAGGTCCAGCTCACCTCGTTCCACGCCACCGCGCTCGCCACCAAGACCATCGCGACCCTGCCCGCCGCACCCACCGGTTCCGGCCGCTCGGTCAGCGTCCGCTGGACCGACTACCTCGCCGCGGGCGAGGCCGGGCGGGTGGACGGGGCCGAGGGCTTCCTGGAGGCGCTGCGGTCGGTCGGCGTGCGCGAGCCGGAGGCGAACACCCTGCTGCGCGCGGTGATCTCCCGCAGGGGCGGCGGCCAGGTCGCCGTGATCGCCCGCAACCGGGCGGGCTACCTGCGCCCCACCGGCGGCGCGGTGTCCTGGCTGGACACCGCCGAGGGCCGCTACCTGGTCCGCCGCGACGGCCCGTGGCTGGTGCTCGCGCCCGCGAACGCCCAGCGCCTCACCAGCGCCCTGGAGGGCGTGGTGGCGGCCGGTCGCTGACCGGCGGCCGTCCGGGAACGCCGCGCACCCGTAGGCGGCCCACCCGCCGTTCCGCCGCGACGGCCGCCAGGGGCATGGTCCGGGCCGCCCCCATCGGCTAGGAACGGTGCATGACCGACACGCAGACCGGCACCGCCGCCGGTTCGCCGGAGCCCCTGTGGACCCCCGACCCCGATCGGGTCGCGGCGAGCCGCATGGCCGCCTTCCGCGACTGGCTGCGCGCGCAGCGCGGCCTGGACCTCCCGGACTACCCGAGCCTGTGGGAGTGGTCCACGAGCGACCTGGAGGGTTTCTGGGGCGCGCTGGCCGAGTTCACCTCCACCCGGTTCCACTCGCCCCCCGAGCGCGTGCTCGCCGTCGACGCCATGCCCGGCGCGGTCTGGTTCCCCGGAGCCACCCTCAACTACGCCGAGCACGCCCTGCGCCACGAGGGCGTCGCGGTCGTGCTGCGCCGCGAGGACGGCCACCGCGCCGAGCTGACCTACGCCGAGCTGCGCGCGCGGGTCGCCGCCGCCCGAGCCGCGCTCCAGGCGCTCGGGGTGGTCGCGGGCGACCGCGTCGTCGGCCTGGTCCCCAACACCCCCGAGGCGCTGATCGCCTTCCTCGCCGCCGCGTCGCTGGGCGCCACCTGGTCCTCGTGCTCGCCGGACTTCGGCGCGCCCGCCGTGGTCGACCGGTTCGCCCAGGTGACGCCGAAGGTGCTGGTGGCCGTGCCCGGCTACCGGTACGGCGGGCGCGACTACGACGTGCGGCCGGTCGTGGCGCGGGTGCGGGCCGCCGTGCCGTCCCTGGTCGCCACCGTCCTGATCGGCGGCGACGAGCCCGGAACCCTCGGCTGGGACGCGCTGCTGGCCGAGCACGCGGGAGCCGAACCGGCCTACGACCCGGTCCCGTTCGACCACCCGCTGTGGGTGCTCTACTCGTCCGGCACCACCGGCCTGCCCAAGGGCATCGTCCACGGCCACGGCGGCATCCTCCTGGAGCACCTGAAGATGCTCGCCCTGCACTCCGACCTGGGGCCGGGGGACCGGTTCACCTGGTTCACCACCACCGGCTGGATGATGTGGAACTACCTGGTGTCCGGCCTGCTCGTCGGCGCCACCGCCGTGCTCTACGACGGCAGCCCCGGCCACCCCGACCTGTCCGCGCTGTGGCGGGTGGTCGAGCAGGAGCGGGTCACCTACTTCGGCACCTCGGCCCCGTACCTCCAGGCGTGCCTGAAGGCGGGCCTGCGCCCCCGCGACGACCACGACCTGTCGGCGCTGCGCGTGGTCGGCTCCACCGGGGCCCCGCTCACCCCCGAGGGCTTCCGCTGGGTCGCCGACGCCGTGGGCGACGTGCAGACCGCCTCGGTCTCCGGCGGCACCGACATGTGCACCGCCTTCGTCGCCGCCGCGCCGGACCTGCCGGTGTGGGTGGGCGAGCTGTCCTGCCGGGCCCTCGGCGCGGCCGTCGCCGCGTACGACGAGTCGGGGCGGCCCGTGCTGGACGAGGTGGGCGAGCTGGTGGTCACCAGGCCCATGCCGTCGATGCCGGTGTTCTTCTGGGGCGACGAGGACGGCGCGCGGCTGCGCGAGGCGTACTTCGAGACCTATCCGGGGGTGTGGCGGCACGGGGACTGGATCCGGATCACCCCGAGGGGCACCGCGGTCATCTACGGGCGCAGCGACTCCACGCTCAACCGGGGCGGGGTGCGGATGGGCACGAGCGAGTTCTACCGGGTGGTGGAGGCGGTCGACGGCGTGGCCGACTCGCTCGTCGTGGACACCTCGGACGCGGCCAACCCGGACGGCGAG includes:
- a CDS encoding dienelactone hydrolase family protein translates to MKQTRIETLQLTDGRELRMTVAEPESAVRGGLVVLHEARGVTDAVRGLVSGLAAEGWLAVAPHLYADDELDDDQAGTAVSGLDGESVLADTDVAFVWLGQRGVSTDLMGVVGFDLGGSVAMAVAASRSVGAAVTVGGGGVLEPLAAGLPPLVDLAQELACPWLGLYGASDDGVPAAEVAKLRDAAAGAPVATDVVRYEDSEHRFDTSPSNASDAWQRALNWFDSHLR
- a CDS encoding acetoacetate--CoA ligase, with product MTDTQTGTAAGSPEPLWTPDPDRVAASRMAAFRDWLRAQRGLDLPDYPSLWEWSTSDLEGFWGALAEFTSTRFHSPPERVLAVDAMPGAVWFPGATLNYAEHALRHEGVAVVLRREDGHRAELTYAELRARVAAARAALQALGVVAGDRVVGLVPNTPEALIAFLAAASLGATWSSCSPDFGAPAVVDRFAQVTPKVLVAVPGYRYGGRDYDVRPVVARVRAAVPSLVATVLIGGDEPGTLGWDALLAEHAGAEPAYDPVPFDHPLWVLYSSGTTGLPKGIVHGHGGILLEHLKMLALHSDLGPGDRFTWFTTTGWMMWNYLVSGLLVGATAVLYDGSPGHPDLSALWRVVEQERVTYFGTSAPYLQACLKAGLRPRDDHDLSALRVVGSTGAPLTPEGFRWVADAVGDVQTASVSGGTDMCTAFVAAAPDLPVWVGELSCRALGAAVAAYDESGRPVLDEVGELVVTRPMPSMPVFFWGDEDGARLREAYFETYPGVWRHGDWIRITPRGTAVIYGRSDSTLNRGGVRMGTSEFYRVVEAVDGVADSLVVDTSDAANPDGELLCFVVLDAGAPLAEVEAELRARLRALLSPRHVPDRFVEVAEVPRTLNGKKCEVPVKRILAGVDPERAVSRDALRNPDALLPFLNWISR
- the hisC gene encoding histidinol-phosphate transaminase, producing the protein MSVRTRPDLSLLPPYVPGRSVPGAIKLASNEVSAGPLPSVVRAIADAATSVNRYPDSGSGALVERLSGKLGVPEEQIAVGCGSVTLCQQLVQATCGEGDEVLFPWRSFEAYPIITQVVGATQRRVPLTPEHGLDLDAMAEAITPSTRLVFVCNPNNPTGTAVRTEEVERFVERVPDDVLVVLDEAYKEFVDDPHVPDGVELAKAHWSRGRDNVAVLRTFSKAYGLAGLRVGYAVGSPQVADALRKVYVPFGVNALAQVAAIASLDAEPELLERCRGLVVERGRVRAELLAAGYEVPETQANFVWLPLGERTAAFNEHCLDRKVVVRAFAGDGARVTIGSPEENEAFLVAARSFER
- a CDS encoding PPE domain-containing protein, encoding MGAPLMAGEQRDHRKNGDHANQGGGDQGGGDHGGYGRGNEPSELGQKVDWMTYTHQQLYDMVHTGVDLDSATSAKAGWSGIGKSLGEVRDLLVKAINQSSQAWEGETADRAREGLESVMKWAQNTSDHAENVATCINEEIQHVVTAREQMPAPVPPTLPTAVVPGAVAPGADQALVPSAIARAADVPATSTAESALTGSSTLGSALRRTATPESFAGLDTVAAPAAETTAVADATHRQAAEVMAMFQQNSYAVDLTVPSFSAPVNPVATPTPGAQVPLAPGGATADGPAGAGGSAVVNPAATTGQSSADRQRQQGGGSAGRMPAGAGRGAGGYGGGGVFARGRVPSSGSGSSGGAGGGSLGATPIGAGGSSANVGSGHGASGSPGGVTSQFQASKAVAPQHGMIGATPMAAPPPMAAGMGGGGNDSRNRPDYLEDDENVFGLDHKAAPPVIGL
- a CDS encoding ESX secretion-associated protein EspG, with the translated sequence MTERVFRLSEQEFFLLWQSVHGPDVPVPLGARHYGHTQAERAGLVESASRALAGRGLGTVQRPDEQLHDILRGLGEYEVGLEVVFSRGGDQGRGLATAAWHGAFAARAAGQVQLTSFHATALATKTIATLPAAPTGSGRSVSVRWTDYLAAGEAGRVDGAEGFLEALRSVGVREPEANTLLRAVISRRGGGQVAVIARNRAGYLRPTGGAVSWLDTAEGRYLVRRDGPWLVLAPANAQRLTSALEGVVAAGR